Genomic DNA from Sutcliffiella horikoshii:
TTGTGAAAGTATGTAACCAGGCGCAGCCTTTTCTAACTCTATAAAGTCGCAACAACGATCGTTTAATTTTGGCTGTTTGCCACTCCCTACTATTTTGTATAACTTATTAGCTTTTTTCTTAATAAGGTCCTCGTCTTTTCGTATGTGAATCATTTGTTTGGTCATTAAATTCCTGTAGTCTTCTTGTGGTTCCTTGTTGATGTCAATTCGTATTATGACTGATTCTGTAACTGGAATCATATTGTTTAGATTAATTAACCCCAACTTCCCACTATCCACTTTGTAGATATCAGGTTGCTTGTCTGACATTTTTTTATGTTTAGGCTTTGGTGAAGTTAAAGGAGCACAATATATATATCCATTTACTTCAAACAAAATACCCACAAATTTGCGATTTTTTGTTGGGTCAGTACTAACATTCTTATCTGTTTTTCTTAAGAAATCTAGATAGCTAGATTCTATCCCACACAACATCATACTATTTTTCTCCCCCTACCCTAAAAAAAATGGAGTGGCAATTGCCACTCCATTCGTATCTTTTTTAGTTCTCCACTTATACGGTAGGAGCTCTCCGACTTGTTTCATTTTCCACTTATACGGTAGGAACTCTCCGACTCTTTCCATTCTCCACTTATACGGTAGGAGCTCTCCGACTTTTTAATTCGCGAGGAATTAATTAACTTCACCCTTATTATACCATATCCGGCATAGTTGTAAAGTTACTTACTCTTATTATATTCGGTTCTCATGTATTAGATACGTTGAAATACCCAAAAACATTAGAAATAGCTATCTATATCGGATTGCGCAACCAATTGCAGAAGTCCTTCTTATTTTTCTATTCCCGATCTTGCACATCATATTCATGAAATTAGAAACCAACTCGAGCAGTTCCGAACCAAACGATACAATTCAAGGGTTTATGTTTATAATCATCATCTTATGAAAAGTAATGCATATTATGTTACAAAAGCAGGAGAAAGGGAAATACCATAGAAATAGTATTTATTATCATGTAAAAGTAAAAAAATCAAGGAAAGTCTATAAAATGTATGGTTTTCGACATCATTTTGTTGTATTGTTTAACCGGAATGTGTATAATCGTCTTGTATAGTCTTTTAAAGACTTGTAAAAAGTTGTTCAATAGTGTAAGTTATATGGCGTTTCAAAATATAAGTTGAGAAACTTATTTTTTATTGGTTGTTTATTGACACACA
This window encodes:
- a CDS encoding type III toxin-antitoxin system ToxN/AbiQ family toxin codes for the protein MMLCGIESSYLDFLRKTDKNVSTDPTKNRKFVGILFEVNGYIYCAPLTSPKPKHKKMSDKQPDIYKVDSGKLGLINLNNMIPVTESVIIRIDINKEPQEDYRNLMTKQMIHIRKDEDLIKKKANKLYKIVGSGKQPKLNDRCCDFIELEKAAPGYILSQQQTASAISKPATK